One Pseudoalteromonas marina genomic region harbors:
- a CDS encoding c-type cytochrome, which translates to MKFKKILAGALLTTCALSVSANSAFKEPSDAIEYRQSAFSMLSVQIGDMGAMLKGKVPFDAEQFKMRANNAAALSKMPWEAFYAGTDKGDTSALAAVWSENTVFVEKANAFAANADKLALAAQSGDKAVIGKAFGAWAKGCKDCHKQFKD; encoded by the coding sequence ATGAAATTTAAAAAGATTCTAGCGGGTGCATTACTAACAACATGCGCGCTAAGTGTATCTGCAAACTCTGCGTTTAAAGAGCCAAGCGACGCTATTGAATACCGTCAAAGTGCTTTTTCTATGCTATCAGTTCAAATTGGCGATATGGGCGCAATGCTTAAAGGCAAGGTTCCATTTGATGCAGAACAATTCAAAATGCGTGCAAATAACGCAGCAGCGCTTTCAAAAATGCCTTGGGAAGCTTTCTACGCAGGAACAGACAAAGGCGATACATCGGCACTGGCTGCTGTTTGGTCTGAAAATACGGTATTTGTTGAAAAAGCCAATGCGTTTGCTGCAAACGCAGACAAACTTGCTCTAGCTGCCCAATCTGGCGACAAAGCGGTTATTGGTAAAGCCTTTGGTGCTTGGGCGAAAGGTTGTAAAGATTGCCACAAGCAATTTAAAGACTAA